From Chryseobacterium tructae, one genomic window encodes:
- a CDS encoding low affinity iron permease family protein yields the protein MNHKNNNLFEKFSNWAVKFTGSQYAFIGATFVVVAWAVTGPFFDYSETWQLVINTGTTIITFLMVFLIQKAQNKDSKAIQIKLNEIIAAHEKASNRIVDIEDLTEAELDQLHHYYENLAQFAKKDTDIHTSHSIDAAQRNQDYKYEFFKRKHEEWLQRQGQQKKESK from the coding sequence ATGAATCATAAGAATAATAATCTCTTTGAAAAATTTTCAAATTGGGCTGTAAAATTTACAGGAAGTCAGTATGCTTTTATTGGAGCAACATTTGTGGTTGTAGCCTGGGCTGTTACAGGACCATTTTTTGATTATTCAGAAACCTGGCAGCTCGTGATCAACACCGGAACTACGATCATTACCTTTCTCATGGTTTTCCTCATCCAGAAAGCGCAGAATAAAGATTCAAAAGCAATACAAATCAAATTGAATGAAATCATTGCTGCTCATGAAAAAGCAAGTAATAGAATTGTAGATATTGAAGACCTTACAGAAGCAGAGTTGGATCAGTTGCATCATTATTATGAGAATCTGGCTCAATTCGCCAAAAAGGATACGGATATTCATACTTCTCACTCCATAGATGCCGCACAAAGGAATCAGGATTACAAATACGAATTCTTTAAAAGAAAACATGAAGAATGGCTCCAAAGACAGGGACAACAAAAAAAGGAATCGAAATGA
- a CDS encoding TonB-dependent receptor domain-containing protein: MLRTVSFSLLVLGSALVSGQKTKDTLKSHHINEVVITGSGYAQKIKDTPATISVISQADLKKRAYRDITDALQDVPGVFVTGGGSTSDFSIRGAESGQTLVLIDGKRINTRETRPNSDGPGIEQGWMPPLETIERIEVVKGPMSSLYGSDAMGGVINIITKKLTDGWRGSVGTSLIQQVHKESGNTYQIDGYASGSLVKNLLQMKVTGSYSDRNEDKFVGGFTERVIKAFGTEFSLTPNTKNTFKLSYDYNRQERNQNAGYSLAPNAKSSRNNYERNVLALSHKGDYSNFHTNSYIQYDNTNNPNRDMRYETFAAYSLNNFSLKDHVISFGAEYRYERLNDLGNKMKSENGEVVTQLTRWNWSAFAEGNWKLVNRLHLVTGARLDNDQNYGANFTPRGYLVWSATDNFTFKGGASWGYKAPGLRAVNPGWGQVTGGGTQDGVIIGNKDLKPEKSFNQELTVMFEDNKKVINVSVTGFNTDFKNKLVEVRKCNNSEECKQFEALYNHVYDFISTRENLGKANSMGLEANLGVNVTKDIVLKANYTYTDTKIKSEEIPALYNKPYARIPKHMANVNLSWKANNSFEFWSRGNYRSESQPGVNRGKAQEYPIPSYFLWDLGTVYRLNKHVRFTLGVYNLLDKNIRNDVSDPASNFGFRIDGIRYQFGANYFF; this comes from the coding sequence ATGTTAAGAACAGTATCTTTTTCCTTACTTGTTTTAGGATCAGCTTTAGTGAGCGGTCAGAAGACGAAGGACACGTTGAAAAGTCACCATATTAATGAAGTAGTAATAACAGGATCCGGATATGCTCAGAAGATCAAAGACACGCCGGCAACCATTTCTGTAATTTCTCAGGCAGATCTTAAAAAAAGAGCATATAGAGATATTACAGATGCTTTACAGGATGTTCCTGGAGTTTTTGTTACAGGAGGGGGAAGTACAAGTGATTTTTCAATAAGAGGTGCTGAATCTGGACAGACATTAGTTTTAATTGACGGAAAAAGAATCAATACAAGAGAGACCAGACCTAATTCTGATGGCCCAGGTATTGAACAAGGATGGATGCCGCCATTGGAAACCATTGAAAGAATAGAAGTGGTAAAAGGCCCAATGTCTTCTCTATATGGTTCTGATGCTATGGGAGGAGTTATCAATATTATCACTAAGAAATTGACAGACGGTTGGAGAGGATCTGTAGGAACAAGTTTAATACAACAAGTTCATAAAGAATCCGGAAATACTTACCAGATTGATGGCTATGCTTCAGGTTCTTTGGTGAAAAATCTTCTTCAGATGAAAGTTACAGGAAGCTATTCAGACAGAAATGAAGACAAATTTGTAGGCGGTTTCACTGAAAGAGTAATCAAAGCATTTGGTACAGAATTTAGCCTTACTCCCAATACTAAGAATACATTTAAGTTAAGCTATGACTATAACCGTCAGGAAAGAAATCAAAATGCGGGATATTCATTGGCTCCTAATGCCAAAAGCTCACGTAATAACTACGAAAGAAATGTATTGGCATTAAGCCATAAAGGAGATTATTCGAACTTCCATACAAACTCTTATATCCAGTATGATAATACGAACAACCCGAACAGGGATATGAGATATGAAACATTTGCAGCATACAGTCTTAATAATTTCAGCCTTAAAGATCATGTGATCAGCTTTGGCGCAGAATACAGATATGAGAGATTGAATGATTTAGGAAATAAAATGAAATCTGAAAATGGAGAAGTCGTTACCCAACTGACCCGTTGGAACTGGTCTGCTTTTGCAGAAGGAAACTGGAAGTTGGTTAACAGACTTCACCTGGTTACAGGAGCACGTTTAGATAATGATCAAAATTATGGGGCTAACTTTACTCCAAGAGGATACTTGGTATGGAGTGCTACTGATAATTTTACATTCAAAGGAGGTGCTTCATGGGGATATAAAGCTCCAGGCTTAAGAGCTGTAAATCCAGGCTGGGGACAGGTAACCGGTGGTGGAACGCAGGATGGAGTGATCATCGGAAACAAAGATCTTAAACCTGAGAAAAGTTTTAACCAGGAACTGACGGTAATGTTTGAAGATAATAAGAAAGTAATTAACGTGAGTGTTACAGGATTTAATACCGACTTTAAAAACAAACTGGTTGAAGTTAGAAAATGTAATAATAGTGAAGAATGTAAACAGTTTGAAGCTTTATACAACCATGTCTATGATTTCATCTCAACAAGAGAAAACCTAGGGAAAGCAAATAGCATGGGACTTGAAGCTAATCTTGGGGTGAATGTTACAAAGGATATTGTATTAAAGGCAAACTATACGTATACTGATACCAAGATCAAGTCTGAAGAAATCCCTGCTCTTTACAATAAACCATACGCCAGAATACCTAAACATATGGCCAATGTAAATCTTTCTTGGAAAGCGAATAACAGTTTTGAATTCTGGTCAAGAGGAAATTATAGAAGTGAAAGCCAGCCGGGAGTCAACAGAGGGAAAGCACAGGAATATCCAATTCCATCTTATTTCTTATGGGATCTTGGAACTGTATATAGACTGAACAAACATGTTCGTTTCACATTAGGGGTATACAACCTTTTAGATAAAAATATTCGTAATGATGTTTCCGATCCTGCTAGTAATTTTGGTTTCAGAATCGATGGAATCAGATATCAGTTCGGAGCCAATTATTTCTTCTAA
- a CDS encoding GLPGLI family protein, protein MKKLILLLFPLLLSAQTHRFVYQLQYKKDSLAEDFTKENMILDVNPDDRKFYPYAYAKNDSLNKIRGRKSAMWDDSLPSVIRKKNSSENISLIMISDLYSVKSNDKTNWKLSEETKTDGQYTLQKATTNFGGREWIAWFCKDISLGEGPYKFHGLPGLIFEIEDSKKNYIFKLVKSMKFASTYETPFLESFLGKKPLPVTDKIIAKKQLELYNDPLHDVAESFKSNTNPENTFWVSGVQIKSIDQLKGMSDERRRVMLRDNNPIEINKAIKYPLN, encoded by the coding sequence ATGAAAAAACTAATACTTCTGTTATTTCCTTTATTATTGAGTGCACAAACCCATCGTTTTGTATATCAGCTTCAGTACAAAAAAGATTCGCTGGCAGAAGACTTTACCAAAGAGAATATGATTCTGGATGTAAATCCGGACGATCGTAAGTTCTATCCTTATGCCTATGCAAAAAATGATTCTCTTAATAAGATCAGAGGCCGCAAAAGTGCAATGTGGGATGATAGTCTTCCTTCGGTGATCAGAAAAAAGAACTCTTCCGAAAATATATCACTCATAATGATTTCCGATCTTTATTCTGTAAAATCAAATGATAAAACAAACTGGAAATTATCAGAGGAAACCAAAACTGATGGACAGTATACATTACAGAAAGCAACAACAAATTTTGGAGGTAGAGAATGGATCGCTTGGTTTTGCAAAGACATCAGTTTAGGGGAAGGTCCTTACAAATTCCACGGACTTCCTGGATTAATTTTTGAAATTGAAGACAGCAAGAAGAACTATATTTTTAAACTGGTCAAAAGTATGAAGTTTGCCAGTACCTATGAAACTCCGTTTTTGGAGAGTTTTTTGGGTAAGAAGCCTCTTCCTGTAACCGATAAGATCATTGCAAAAAAACAATTGGAACTGTACAACGATCCCTTACATGATGTCGCAGAATCATTTAAATCCAATACCAATCCCGAGAATACTTTCTGGGTTTCCGGAGTACAGATTAAAAGCATAGACCAGCTCAAAGGAATGTCTGATGAACGAAGAAGAGTAATGCTTCGGGATAATAATCCAATTGAAATTAATAAAGCCATAAAGTATCCTTTGAACTAG
- the rpsG gene encoding 30S ribosomal protein S7: MRKTKAKKRPLLPDPKFNDQLVTRFVNNLMLDGKKSIAFKIFYDALDIVDTKKGETEKTALEIWKDALTNVMPHVEVRSRRVGGANFQIPMPIRADRKISMAMKWLISYSKKRNDKSMALKLANEVVAASREEGAAFKKKSDTHKMAEANKAFSHFKF, from the coding sequence ATGAGAAAGACAAAAGCGAAAAAAAGACCGTTGTTACCAGATCCGAAGTTTAATGATCAATTGGTAACGAGATTCGTAAACAACTTAATGCTAGACGGTAAGAAGTCTATCGCATTCAAAATTTTCTATGATGCATTAGATATCGTAGATACTAAAAAAGGAGAAACTGAGAAAACAGCCCTTGAAATCTGGAAAGATGCATTAACAAACGTTATGCCTCACGTAGAAGTACGTTCTAGAAGAGTAGGTGGAGCTAACTTCCAGATTCCTATGCCAATCAGAGCTGATAGAAAAATTTCTATGGCAATGAAATGGTTAATTAGCTACTCTAAAAAGAGAAATGATAAGTCTATGGCTTTGAAATTAGCTAATGAAGTTGTAGCTGCTTCAAGAGAAGAAGGTGCAGCTTTCAAAAAGAAATCTGATACTCACAAAATGGCGGAAGCTAACAAAGCGTTTTCACACTTTAAATTCTAA
- the rpsL gene encoding 30S ribosomal protein S12 → MPTIQQLVRKGRATLAKKSKSAALDSCPQRRGVCTRVYTTTPKKPNSALRKVARVRLSNGKEVNAYIPGEGHNLQEHSIVLVRGGRVKDLPGVRYHIVRGALDTAGVNGRTQRRSKYGAKRPKPGQAAAAPAKGKKK, encoded by the coding sequence ATGCCTACTATTCAACAATTAGTAAGAAAAGGAAGAGCCACGCTTGCCAAGAAGAGCAAATCGGCTGCCCTTGATTCTTGTCCACAAAGACGTGGAGTATGTACGAGAGTATATACTACTACACCTAAGAAACCTAACTCTGCACTTAGAAAAGTTGCAAGGGTAAGACTTTCTAACGGTAAAGAAGTTAACGCCTATATCCCGGGCGAAGGACATAATCTTCAAGAGCACTCGATAGTATTGGTTAGAGGCGGAAGGGTGAAAGACCTACCGGGAGTACGTTACCACATCGTAAGAGGTGCATTAGACACAGCTGGTGTAAATGGAAGAACTCAGAGAAGATCTAAGTACGGAGCTAAGAGACCTAAACCAGGACAAGCTGCTGCAGCTCCTGCAAAAGGAAAGAAAAAATAA
- a CDS encoding sulfatase-like hydrolase/transferase — MKKFFLCSMVSLFMFSCSNNDADAQTPTLPVKPEAKYQTKNVVLLVVDGPRISETWEAPNKENIPNRVSLLSQGVFISNFKNNGTTNTNPGHSAMCSGVYENIVNDGTELPGYPSVMQQWLKFTGADKTKAWIIASKDKLEVLNDCKQTDWKGKYQPSVDCGVSGNGSGYRADAVTMTNTKEIMKKYSPNMIVINLKDVDSYGHDNKYNEYIQAIKTTDASIKEIWDYIQSLPAYKDKTTLIVSNDHGRHLDSKGGFRNHGDDCEGCRHIEFFAMGPDFKKNTTISTGNYEQIDIASTMAELLGVPKQYMKGKVIKDAFK, encoded by the coding sequence ATGAAGAAGTTCTTCCTGTGTTCTATGGTATCATTATTCATGTTTTCATGTAGTAATAATGATGCAGATGCACAAACTCCCACTTTACCTGTAAAACCAGAAGCTAAGTATCAAACTAAGAATGTTGTTCTTTTAGTAGTAGATGGCCCTCGCATTTCTGAAACCTGGGAAGCTCCTAATAAAGAAAATATACCTAACAGAGTGAGTTTATTAAGCCAGGGGGTTTTTATCAGTAATTTTAAGAACAACGGAACTACAAATACGAATCCAGGACATAGTGCAATGTGTTCAGGAGTATATGAAAATATAGTTAATGATGGTACCGAATTGCCAGGCTACCCGTCTGTGATGCAACAATGGCTAAAGTTTACAGGAGCAGATAAAACCAAAGCTTGGATTATTGCATCCAAAGATAAGCTGGAAGTTTTGAACGATTGTAAACAAACAGACTGGAAAGGAAAATATCAGCCAAGTGTAGATTGTGGGGTAAGCGGAAATGGATCGGGCTATAGAGCTGATGCCGTTACAATGACCAATACGAAGGAGATCATGAAAAAGTATAGTCCTAATATGATTGTGATCAACCTTAAGGATGTAGATTCATACGGACATGATAATAAGTACAACGAATATATTCAGGCTATAAAAACAACAGATGCTTCTATTAAAGAGATTTGGGATTATATTCAGTCTCTGCCTGCTTATAAGGATAAAACGACCTTAATTGTTTCCAATGATCATGGAAGACATTTGGATAGTAAAGGTGGATTCAGAAATCATGGAGATGATTGCGAAGGATGCAGACATATTGAGTTCTTTGCTATGGGACCCGATTTTAAAAAGAATACAACCATTAGTACAGGGAATTATGAGCAAATTGATATCGCAAGTACAATGGCTGAACTTTTGGGCGTACCTAAACAATATATGAAGGGAAAAGTAATAAAGGACGCCTTTAAATAA
- a CDS encoding glycosyltransferase family 39 protein produces MKSFLITAALFLGMCMVYLFLMVSETENYFTYILDDAYIHLAIAKNFAFHGVWGVTPYSFSSTSSSPIFTIVLSGLMYIFGNHEWIPLVFNAVCALLIVYFLNKYYSDYFKETRSIIAANFFTLLFSSVAMLLFSGMEHVLQAMVIAINVLCFERWKTSEYKNRYYSNWFYATLALLGLIRFDSMFYFLSIAFVFLLLKKFKYAANVLGFGFIPILIFGYFTYQETGHFFPNSVIIKGSRFDFSGNYFMQAAGLLYHKILDNRNFYFAGALPLLISIVLMIKDIKKGLGFQEILNRNILLIVWCITLFFHGTFSKLTKLYRYEVYILIGFAMAIIPKLKFVFEHKSHWLRQNRGFSVLIALSLILLIMKIGFASYLTVVGSRNIYEQQIQSARFLKKYYPHAKVAANDIGAICYFTNIHLLDFEGLGSKEVVPFRMRDIGIDDTFENFLAAYTSQNGYQLAIAYEEWLQGHTPENWKKVAVLTVSGSNALLGEDHLYIYSIDPSIHNVLKEQVKSFNWNKNIAVKVVD; encoded by the coding sequence ATGAAAAGCTTTTTAATCACAGCAGCACTATTTTTGGGAATGTGTATGGTATATCTCTTTCTGATGGTGTCCGAAACTGAAAACTATTTTACCTATATCCTGGATGATGCTTATATCCATTTGGCAATTGCTAAAAACTTTGCCTTTCATGGGGTATGGGGAGTCACTCCATATTCTTTTTCATCCACTTCATCATCACCGATTTTTACCATTGTTTTAAGTGGGCTGATGTATATTTTCGGAAACCATGAATGGATTCCCTTAGTCTTTAATGCTGTATGTGCACTTTTGATCGTTTATTTTCTGAACAAATACTATTCAGACTATTTCAAAGAAACCCGATCAATTATAGCCGCTAATTTTTTTACCTTGCTTTTTTCTTCTGTCGCTATGCTTTTGTTTTCCGGTATGGAGCATGTGTTGCAGGCAATGGTAATCGCGATAAATGTTCTTTGTTTTGAAAGATGGAAGACCTCAGAGTATAAAAATAGATATTATTCAAATTGGTTTTATGCCACTCTTGCATTGCTTGGGCTGATCAGGTTTGATAGTATGTTCTACTTTCTGTCGATCGCATTTGTCTTTCTATTGCTGAAAAAGTTTAAATATGCAGCCAATGTACTGGGATTTGGTTTTATCCCAATTTTAATTTTTGGATATTTTACCTATCAGGAAACGGGGCATTTTTTTCCTAATTCAGTTATTATAAAAGGAAGCAGATTTGATTTTTCAGGAAACTATTTCATGCAGGCTGCAGGGCTGTTGTATCATAAGATTCTGGATAATCGTAATTTTTACTTTGCCGGGGCATTGCCACTATTAATTTCCATTGTTCTGATGATTAAGGATATTAAAAAAGGTCTGGGATTTCAAGAAATACTGAACCGAAATATTCTTCTGATCGTATGGTGTATTACTTTATTTTTCCATGGGACATTCAGTAAATTGACAAAGCTATACCGATATGAAGTCTATATTTTGATAGGGTTTGCGATGGCGATCATTCCAAAATTGAAATTTGTTTTTGAACACAAGAGCCATTGGCTAAGACAAAACCGAGGTTTTTCGGTTTTAATCGCTCTTTCTCTGATATTATTAATAATGAAAATAGGATTTGCAAGTTATCTTACAGTTGTGGGAAGTAGAAATATTTATGAACAACAGATACAGTCAGCAAGATTTTTAAAGAAATATTATCCCCATGCGAAAGTGGCTGCTAATGATATTGGAGCAATTTGCTATTTTACCAATATTCATCTGCTGGATTTTGAAGGGTTGGGATCTAAGGAAGTAGTGCCATTCAGAATGAGAGATATTGGAATAGATGATACTTTTGAAAATTTTTTAGCAGCATACACTAGTCAAAATGGTTACCAGCTTGCCATTGCTTATGAAGAATGGCTGCAGGGACATACCCCGGAAAACTGGAAAAAAGTAGCTGTTTTAACGGTAAGTGGAAGTAATGCACTATTAGGTGAAGATCATTTATATATTTATTCCATAGATCCTTCCATTCATAATGTTTTAAAAGAGCAGGTGAAAAGTTTTAACTGGAATAAGAATATCGCCGTTAAGGTTGTAGACTGA
- a CDS encoding Dps family protein, producing MKNASIIGLKEADCKKIAEKLNALLANYSVFYQNTRGSHWNIKGDQFFTLHPKFEELYNSLVLKIDEIAERILTLGATPAHNYSDYLKVATIKESKEVTDGTKSVEQILNSFKVVIDLQRELLDITDQAGDEGTNSQMSDYITEQEKEVWMYNSYLGK from the coding sequence ATGAAAAACGCTAGTATTATTGGCCTTAAAGAAGCCGACTGCAAGAAAATAGCAGAAAAACTAAATGCACTTTTAGCCAACTATTCTGTATTTTATCAGAACACAAGAGGTTCTCACTGGAACATCAAAGGAGATCAGTTTTTTACCCTTCACCCGAAGTTTGAAGAACTTTATAATAGCTTAGTTTTAAAAATCGATGAAATTGCAGAAAGGATCCTGACTTTAGGAGCAACTCCCGCACACAACTATTCTGATTATTTAAAAGTAGCAACCATCAAAGAAAGCAAAGAAGTAACTGATGGGACTAAAAGTGTTGAACAAATCCTAAACTCATTCAAAGTAGTAATTGATCTTCAAAGAGAACTTTTAGACATTACAGATCAAGCTGGTGATGAAGGTACCAACTCTCAAATGAGCGACTATATCACAGAGCAAGAGAAAGAAGTTTGGATGTACAATTCCTATTTGGGGAAATAA
- the pncB gene encoding nicotinate phosphoribosyltransferase: MNNVKLNSILDNDFYKITMQNAVVKLFPSSVVKYEFINRGKHHFPEGFDVALREAVNKMAELKLTKDEKKFMARTCPYIDLPYLDFLEGYHYDPSEVKIHQEGGDLSVIVEGLWYRTILWEVPLLALISELHYEMNHMERDSNEEVMSKTIEKADALGRLGVTFAEFGTRRRHSYKVQNLVMEALTQKKESTFIGSSNVHFAMKYGVKPIGTHAHEWFMFHAAEYGFKMANELALEHWVDVYRGDLGVALSDTYTTDVFFQQFDKKFAKLFDGVRHDSGDALEFADKTIAHYQKNGINPMFKYIIFSDALNLEKVEEITNYCRGKIGISFGIGTNLTNDVGLKPMNIVMKLIGVQAPNKEWIPTVKLSDEHGKYTGDPKMIELAKEFLRIKD, translated from the coding sequence ATGAACAACGTAAAACTCAATTCAATCTTAGATAACGATTTCTATAAAATAACCATGCAAAATGCAGTGGTAAAGTTATTCCCTAGTTCTGTTGTAAAATATGAATTTATCAACAGAGGAAAGCATCATTTTCCAGAAGGCTTTGATGTGGCATTAAGAGAAGCAGTCAATAAAATGGCTGAACTTAAACTTACCAAGGATGAAAAGAAGTTTATGGCCAGAACATGCCCATATATTGACCTGCCATATCTGGATTTCCTGGAAGGTTATCACTACGATCCGTCTGAAGTAAAAATTCATCAGGAAGGAGGAGACCTTTCTGTTATCGTTGAAGGACTATGGTACAGAACGATTCTTTGGGAGGTTCCTCTGTTAGCATTAATCAGTGAGCTCCATTACGAAATGAACCACATGGAGAGAGACTCCAATGAAGAGGTTATGAGTAAAACTATTGAGAAAGCAGACGCATTAGGCAGACTTGGGGTAACATTTGCAGAGTTTGGAACCAGAAGAAGACATTCTTATAAAGTACAAAATCTGGTAATGGAAGCTTTAACACAGAAAAAAGAATCTACATTCATCGGAAGTTCCAATGTGCATTTTGCTATGAAATATGGGGTAAAACCAATTGGAACACATGCTCACGAATGGTTCATGTTCCATGCGGCGGAATATGGTTTCAAAATGGCCAATGAACTGGCTTTAGAACATTGGGTAGATGTTTACAGAGGGGATTTGGGAGTCGCTCTTTCTGATACTTATACTACAGATGTCTTCTTCCAGCAATTTGATAAAAAATTCGCAAAACTATTTGATGGTGTCCGTCACGACAGTGGTGATGCCCTGGAGTTTGCAGATAAAACAATTGCTCACTATCAGAAAAATGGGATCAATCCAATGTTTAAATATATTATTTTCTCTGATGCTTTAAACCTTGAAAAGGTGGAAGAAATTACCAATTACTGCAGGGGAAAAATCGGAATCTCTTTTGGAATAGGAACCAACCTTACGAATGATGTCGGATTAAAGCCAATGAATATTGTGATGAAGCTGATTGGAGTACAGGCACCTAATAAAGAATGGATCCCAACCGTAAAACTTTCTGATGAACATGGAAAATATACTGGAGATCCAAAGATGATTGAATTGGCTAAAGAATTTTTAAGAATAAAAGATTAG
- a CDS encoding GEVED domain-containing protein: MKKLLFLSFAALSIMGSAQILVTESFENPTYPGFAISGGYTDTSGVYTGTAACDGSAFIGAEIWGGSSLAGRTVNLVYTKPATMTANGKKIDITFSYSILAYDDSSSIGGTLSVAYSTNGGTSYTPVSGTITLATTDTTCATFTGTIPESANVNGNFMLRIQTIGTSGSTYDFYSFIDNVRIKQEVTAAPACTTISSPTNAATGVSVRPQITWGAVAGAESYKLKIGTTSGSSNIYSGTTSNTSFTPALSGLFPVNTTLYASVTPSNALGDATGCQEISFTTGTNSIAPYCGPLVAKMGIYGITKVQYSNLNSPSTSTTIAHEDFTNKVATVSRGTSYPLVLEGAGLGTNNRFGFTVFIDWNQNGSFADPGEAYFVTSDFAGGAAGTGSSIIVNKNIPVPATATLGNTRMRVKYQFNSSTTSVRTELSDPCSDVSEGQVEDYTITVNDVVLATSETGINKKSEISIYPNPFKDILKISDIKGVKAITVTDIAGRQLKTLKASNEINLSDLGSGLYLIGLQMEDGNVKTLKAIKK; the protein is encoded by the coding sequence ATGAAAAAATTACTATTCTTGAGTTTCGCCGCATTGTCAATTATGGGCAGTGCACAGATTTTAGTTACAGAAAGCTTTGAAAACCCTACTTATCCCGGATTCGCAATAAGCGGGGGATATACGGATACCTCAGGTGTTTATACAGGCACCGCTGCTTGTGATGGTTCTGCATTTATAGGAGCTGAAATATGGGGAGGTTCTTCTCTTGCTGGAAGAACTGTCAATTTAGTTTATACCAAACCAGCAACTATGACTGCTAATGGTAAAAAAATTGACATTACATTTTCTTATTCTATCCTTGCCTATGATGATAGCAGCAGTATAGGAGGCACCTTAAGTGTGGCTTATTCTACTAATGGGGGCACGTCTTACACCCCTGTTAGCGGTACTATTACATTGGCAACTACCGATACAACCTGTGCAACATTTACAGGCACTATTCCTGAATCGGCTAATGTGAATGGAAACTTCATGCTAAGAATACAAACTATAGGAACGAGTGGTTCAACCTATGATTTTTATAGTTTTATAGACAATGTACGTATTAAACAAGAAGTAACTGCCGCTCCGGCATGTACTACGATAAGCAGTCCTACAAACGCAGCAACAGGTGTTTCGGTACGTCCACAGATTACTTGGGGCGCTGTAGCAGGAGCTGAATCTTATAAATTAAAAATTGGTACCACATCAGGAAGTTCAAATATCTATTCAGGAACTACCTCCAATACATCCTTCACCCCTGCTCTATCAGGTTTATTCCCAGTAAATACAACCCTTTACGCATCTGTTACTCCAAGTAATGCTTTAGGAGACGCTACAGGATGTCAGGAAATATCTTTTACAACAGGAACTAATTCTATTGCTCCTTACTGTGGTCCTCTTGTTGCTAAAATGGGAATTTATGGCATCACTAAGGTTCAGTACAGTAACTTGAACAGTCCATCTACATCTACAACTATTGCGCATGAGGATTTTACCAATAAAGTAGCAACAGTTTCCAGAGGAACCAGTTATCCGCTCGTTCTTGAAGGAGCCGGTTTAGGAACTAATAACCGTTTTGGATTTACAGTATTTATTGACTGGAATCAAAATGGAAGCTTTGCCGATCCTGGAGAAGCCTATTTTGTAACTTCCGATTTTGCGGGGGGAGCAGCAGGAACAGGTAGCTCAATTATAGTCAATAAAAACATTCCAGTACCCGCTACCGCTACGTTAGGCAATACCAGAATGAGAGTGAAGTATCAATTTAACAGCTCAACCACTTCTGTGAGAACAGAATTATCAGATCCATGCAGTGATGTAAGTGAAGGACAAGTAGAAGATTATACTATTACGGTAAATGATGTTGTACTTGCAACCTCAGAAACTGGTATAAATAAAAAATCAGAGATCTCGATCTACCCTAATCCATTTAAAGATATTTTAAAAATATCCGACATAAAAGGAGTAAAAGCGATCACTGTAACTGACATTGCCGGAAGACAGCTAAAAACACTTAAAGCCAGCAATGAAATTAACCTTTCTGATCTAGGTTCAGGTCTTTATCTAATCGGTCTTCAAATGGAAGATGGAAATGTAAAAACATTGAAAGCCATTAAGAAATAA
- a CDS encoding YciI family protein translates to MISKALFAIALLLFTLSFAQEKKKEKPKFNQELATSLGADQYGMKPYTIVMLTTGTAKIEDKAKMSNLMKGHMTNIGKLADEGKIIVAGPFLEKNKENYRGMFIFNTKSKEEAEQWVKTDPAVQAGVFSYEIFPWYGSAALPLYLKHHEEISKENP, encoded by the coding sequence ATGATATCAAAAGCTCTATTCGCCATCGCTTTACTTCTCTTCACACTATCTTTTGCACAGGAAAAGAAGAAAGAAAAACCAAAGTTCAACCAGGAGCTGGCTACTTCACTTGGAGCAGATCAATATGGTATGAAACCTTATACTATTGTGATGCTGACTACTGGTACTGCAAAAATTGAGGACAAAGCCAAAATGAGCAATCTGATGAAGGGACACATGACCAATATTGGAAAACTGGCTGATGAGGGGAAGATAATTGTAGCCGGACCTTTCCTCGAAAAGAACAAAGAAAACTACCGTGGTATGTTTATTTTCAATACAAAATCTAAGGAAGAAGCAGAACAATGGGTAAAAACAGACCCTGCAGTTCAGGCAGGAGTTTTCAGTTATGAGATCTTCCCCTGGTATGGCTCAGCGGCATTACCTCTATATCTTAAGCATCATGAAGAAATTTCAAAAGAAAATCCTTAA
- a CDS encoding bacteriocin-like protein, which translates to MKNLKNLNRKELKTVLGGAAVACETPVDGGCPAGYTFCSNPYCCYPPRKPFICFD; encoded by the coding sequence ATGAAAAATTTAAAAAACTTAAACAGAAAAGAGTTGAAAACTGTTTTAGGAGGTGCAGCAGTAGCATGCGAAACACCTGTAGATGGAGGTTGCCCTGCCGGCTATACATTCTGTAGTAACCCTTATTGTTGCTATCCACCTAGAAAACCATTTATTTGTTTTGACTAA